One Phoenix dactylifera cultivar Barhee BC4 chromosome 8, palm_55x_up_171113_PBpolish2nd_filt_p, whole genome shotgun sequence genomic window carries:
- the LOC103700677 gene encoding ABC transporter G family member 36-like: METGEKTRVGSIRASSIRASSTRAGSASIWMRGEDVFSRSSREEDDEEALKWAALEKLPTYNRLRRGILAINEGQPREIDIENLSYQERKNLIERLVRVADEDNEKFLLKLRNRMDQVGIELPTIEVRYEHLNIEAEAYVGNRGLPSFVNATVNVLEGFANLLHVVPSRKRPVEILHDVSGIIKPRRMTLLLGPPGSGKTTLLLALAGKLESDLKVSGRVTYNGHGMDEFMPERTAAYISQHDLHIGEMTVRETLSFSARCQGVGTRYDMLAELARREKQANIKPDPDIDIFMKAAAMGNQETNVITDYILKILGLEVCADTMVGDEMLRGISGGQRKRVTTGEMIVGPARALFMDEISTGLDSSTTFQIVNSLRQSIHILDGTAVISLLQPAPETYDLFDDIILLSDGHVVYQGPREQVLEFFESMGFRCPERKGVADFLQEVTSKKDQPQYWMRHDEPYRFVPVREFSEAFQSFHAGRNLGNELSVPFDKSSSHPAALATTKYGASSKELLKANIWRELLLMKRNSFVYFFRAFQLMFMATITMTLFLRTNMHRDSTNDGGLYMGALFFAMMMIMFNGFSELSLAIAKLPVFFKQRDYRFYPAWTYAVPSWILKIPITFVEVGVWVFMTYYVIGFDPNVGRLFKQYLLLLLVNQMASGLFRFIAALGRNMIVANTFGAFSLLVVIVLGGFILSHQDVKKWWIWGYWISPMMYAQNALATNEFLGHSWSHILLNHNETLGVEVLKSRGIFTEAKWYWIGTGALAGYMILFNILFTVALTYIKPFGKAQPSLSEEALNEKYANITGEMEPSSLTERSISRDSTSKKSARGSRNNDASSSMTDAAANLNQNKKGMVLPFTPLSITFDNITYSVDMPQEMTAQGVEGDRLELLKGVSGSFRPGVLTALMGVSGAGKTTLMDVLAGRKTGGYIDGSITISGYPKKQETFARISGYCEQNDIHSPHVTVYESLVYSAWLRLPADVDSATRKMFVEEVMELVELTSLREALVGLPGVNGLSTEQRKRLTIAVELVANPSIIFMDEPTSGLDARAAAIVMRTVRNTVDTGRTVVCTIHQPSIDIFEAFDELFLLKRGGEEIYVGPLGRHSCHLIDYFEQIEGVSKIQDGYNPATWMLEVTTQSQEEILGVSFSEVYKNSELYQRNKALIKELSIPPPGSSDLHFPTQYSRPFLTQCLACLWKQRLSYWRNPPYTAVRFFFTTMIALMFGTIFWDLGTKTRDQQDLANAMGSMYAAVLFIGVSNSTSVQPVVSIERTVFYRERAAGMYSALPYALGQVLIEVPYVLVQCLVYGVIVYAMIAFEWTAAKFFWYLFFMYFTLLYFTFYGMMTVGMTPNINIAAIIAAAFVGMWNLFSGFIIPRPSMPVWWRWYFWANPVAWTLYGLVASQFGDIERTFEDGSQTVAEYVRSHLGFRHDFLGVVAVVVVGFAVLFAFLFGLTIKVLNFQRR; encoded by the exons ATGGAGACAGGGGAGAAAACCAGGGTGGGTAGCATAAGGGCGAGTAGCATAAGGGCGAGCAGCACCAGGGCGGGGAGTGCATCCATCTGGATGAGAGGAGAAGATGTCTTCTCGAGATCGTCGCGAGAGGAAGATGACGAGGAGGCCCTGAAATGGGCTGCGCTGGAGAAGCTGCCGACCTATAACAGGCTGCGGAGGGGCATACTTGCTATAAATGAAGGGCAGCCCAGGGAAATTGATATAGAGAACCTCAGCTATCAAGAGAGGAAGAACTTGATCGAAAGGCTGGTCCGGGTTGCCGACGAGGACAACGAGAAGTTCTTGTTGAAGCTTAGGAACCGCATGGATCA AGTTGGAATTGAACTTCCGACGATCGAAGTGCGTTACGAGCACCTCAACATCGAAGCAGAAGCTTATGTGGGCAACAGAGGCTTGCCTTCATTCGTCAATGCTACAGTCAACGTCCTCGAG GGCTTTGCCAATCTCCTGCATGTAGTACCAAGTAGGAAGAGACCAGTAGAGATCCTTCATGACGTTAGCGGAATCATTAAGCCCCGCAG GATGACTTTGCTCCTGGGTCCACCAGGGTCGGGGAAGACGACTTTGTTATTGGCGTTGGCCggaaagctcgagtcggatcTAAAG GTTTCGGGAAGAGTAACTTACAATGGCCATGGGATGGATGAGTTCATGCCCGAGAGAACAGCTGCATATATCAGTCAACATGATCTCCACATCGGGGAGATGACAGTGCGTGAAACCTTATCTTTCTCTGCGAGATGTCAGGGAGTAGGGACTCGTTACG ATATGCTGGCCGAGCTAGCAAGAAGGGAAAAGCAGGCAAACATCAAGCCAGACCCCGATATCGATATCTTCATGAAG GCAGCTGCAATGGGAAACCAAGAGACCAATGTAATCACAGACTATATACTGAAG ATTTTAGGATTGGAAGTGTGCGCTGATACCATGGTAGGAGATGAAATGCTGAGAGGCATCTCAGGAGGACAAAGGAAGCGTGTCACAACAG GAGAGATGATTGTCGGGCCAGCGAGAGCTCTATTCATGGATGAGATATCCACAGGTCTGGACAGTTCCACAACTTTCCAGATCGTGAACTCGCTCAGGCAATCCATTCACATTCTCGACGGGACAGCCGTCATTTCTCTGCTTCAGCCAGCACCAGAGACCTACGACCTCTTCGACGACATAATACTTCTTTCAGATGGCCATGTTGTGTACCAAGGTCCCCGCGAGCAGGTGCTTGAGTTCTTTGAGTCCATGGGCTTCAGATGCCCTGAGAGGAAAGGTGTTGCAGACTTCTTGCAGGAA GTAACATCAAAGAAAGATCAGCCGCAGTATTGGATGCGTCATGACGAGCCTTACAGGTTTGTGCCTGTCAGGGAATTTTCAGAGGCATTCCAGTCGTTCCATGCGGGTCGGAACTTAGGAAATGAACTCTCCGTCCCGTTCGACAAGAGCAGCAGCCACCCTGCTGCTCTCGCAACTACAAAATACGGTGCTAGCAGCAAGGAACTATTGAAAGCTAACATCTGGAGAGAGTTGTTGCTGATGAAGCGGAACTCATTTGTCTATTTCTTTAGGGCCTTCCAG CTCATGTTCATGGCTACGATCACAATGACACTCTTCCTGCGAACCAACATGCACCGCGATAGCACAAACGATGGAGGGCTTTATATGGGTGCCCTTTTCTTCGCAATGATGATGATTATGTTCAATGGATTCTCTGAACTTTCATTGGCCATTGCAAAGCTGCCTGTTTTCTTCAAGCAAAGGGACTACCGCTTTTATCCAGCATGGACTTATGCCGTGCCCTCATGGATTCTCAAGATACCCATAACATTTGTGGAAGTTGGTGTCTGGGTGTTCATGACTTACTACGTGATAGGATTTGATCCAAATGTCGGAAG gctatttaagcagtaTCTGCTTCTCCTACTTGTCAATCAAATGGCTTCCGGGTTATTCCGTTTCATCGCTGCACTGGGTAGAAACATGATCGTTGCAAATACTTTTGGAGCGTTTTCATTGCTCGTGGTTATAGTGTTGGGTGGATTCATTTTGTCGCACC AGGATGTGAAAAAGTGGTGGATATGGGGTTACTGGATCTCACCCATGATGTACGCACAGAATGCACTTGCAACAAATGAATTTCTTGGACACAGTTGGAGCCAT ATTCTTCTGAATCATAATGAAACACTAGGAGTGGAAGTCTTGAAGTCCCGTGGAATTTTTACAGAGGCCAAATGGTACTGGATTGGTACGGGTGCATTGGCCGGATATATGATCCTTTTCAATATCCTTTTCACTGTGGCGCTCACCTATATCAAGC CATTTGGGAAAGCTCAGCCAAGTTTATCTGAAGAGGCATTGAATGAAAAATATGCAAATATAACAGGAGAAATGGAGCCATCATCACTTACAGAAAGGAGCATTAGCAGAGATTCCACATCCAAAA AAAGTGCTCGTGGAAGTAGGAATAATGATGCCTCATCAAGCATGACAGATGCTGCTGCTAATCTTAATCAGAATAAGAAAGGAATGGTCCTCCCATTCACCCCCCTTTCCATCACATTTGACAATATAACATACTCGGTGGACATGCCACAG GAAATGACAGCACAAGGTGTTGAGGGAGACCGACTGGAGCTCCTAAAGGGAGTGAGTGGATCTTTCAGGCCAGGAGTACTTACAGCTCTAATGGGTGTAAGTGGAGCAGGCAAAACTACACTCATGGATGTATTGGCTGGAAGGAAAACAGGTGGATACATAGATGGAAGCATTACCATATCTGGCTACCCCAAGAAGCAAGAAACTTTCGCTCGTATATCAGGATATTGTGAACAGAATGATATCCACTCTCCTCATGTCACGGTTTATGAATCCCTTGTTTACTCTGCATGGCTTCGCTTACCTGCCGATGTAGATTCTGCAACAAGAAAG ATGTTCGTGGAAGAGGTCATGGAACTTGTAGAGCTAACATCATTGAGGGAAGCCTTGGTAGGACTGCCTGGTGTGAATGGGTTATCAACCGAGCAGCGCAAAAGGCTCACAATTGCAGTAGAGCTTGTTGCTAACCCCTCCATAATATTCATGGACGAGCCTACCTCTGGACTGGATGCAAGGGCGGCCGCCATTGTAATGAGGACAGTGAGAAACACTGTGGACACCGGGAGGACTGTAGTGTGCACTATTCATCAGCCTAGCATCGACATATTTGAAGCTTTTGATGAG CTGTTTCTATTGAagcgaggaggagaagagatatACGTAGGCCCGTTGGGGCGACATTCTTGTCATCTGATCGATTACTTTGAG cAAATCGAAGGAGTGAGCAAGATACAAGACGGCTATAATCCTGCAACATGGATGCTGGAAGTAACAACACAATCACAAGAAGAAATATTGGGGGTTAGTTTCAGCGAGGTGTACAAGAATTCGGAATTGTATCA GAGAAACAAAGCTTTGATCAAGGAATTGAGCATACCTCCTCCTGGCTCCAGCGATCTTCACTTCCCAACTCAGTACTCTCGACCATTCCTCACACAATGCTTGGCATGCCTATGGAAACAACGACTGTCGTATTGGAGGAATCCTCCATATACTGCTGTCAGGTTTTTCTTCACAACAATGATAGCCTTGATGTTTGGGACGATATTCTGGGATCTTGGTACCAAAAC GAGGGATCAACAGGATTTAGCTAATGCAATGGGTTCCATGTACGCTGCTGTTCTGTTCATCGGGGTTTCGAACTCCACATCCGTCCAGCCCGTTGTGTCCATCGAACGAACCGTCTTCTATAGAGAGAGGGCAGCAGGAATGTATTCAGCTTTGCCATATGCTCTTGGACAA GTGTTGATCGAGGTTCCCTATGTCTTGGTTCAGTGTCTGGTATATGGGGTTATAGTGTACGCAATGATTGCGTTTGAATGGACGGCTGCCAAGTTCTTTTGGTACCTGTTTTTTATGTACTTCACCCTACTATACTTCACATTTTATGGAATGATGACGGTGGGCATGACTCCCAACATCAACATAGCTGCCATCATAGCTGCTGCTTTTGTTGGAATGTGGAATCTTTTCTCTGGATTCATTATCCCACGACCG AGTATGCCTGTGTGGTGGAGGTGGTATTTCTGGGCAAACCCCGTTGCATGGACATTGTACGGCTTGGTCGCTTCACAGTTCGGGGATATCGAGCGCACATTTGAGGACGGCAGCCAAACTGTGGCTGAATATGTGAGGTCACATCTTGGATTCAGACACGACTTCTTGGGAGTGGTTGCAGTGGTTGTCGTTGGATTTGCCGTgctctttgcttttctttttgggttgACAATAAAAGTACTAAACTTCCAGAGAAGGTAG